TGAGCAAGAAGAAGCCGGAGTCGAAGGCCGCGCCCGCGCCCGCACGGGCCCGCCCGGTGGCTCGCAAGCCCACGCGGAGCGCGGGGGCCCAGGGCGCCACGGTGAATGACTGGCAGGCCGTGTGGATGCGCGCCGTCGCGCTGGCGTGGAAGGAGCCGGAGTTCGAGGCGGCGCTCCAGAAGGACCCGCGTCAGGCCCTCAAGAAGCGCTTCGACTTCGACCTGCCGGCCAGCATCCACCTGAAGGTCGTCCCCTCCACCGTGAAGGACGCGGCGGCGGACAGCACCTGGAAGGTGAACAGCGCGGAGGTGGAGCTGCACCTGCCGAAGAAGCCGGCCGACGTGGCCGACCACGCCGTGGCCCTCTCCAGCCTCACCGACACCTACGGCCGCTCGCACTGCTGCGGCAGCCCCTGCTGCTGAAAGCCGCCGCGCGGGCGCGTCGCGGCCGTCAGGGGGCCGAGTCCGGAGGATCTCCCCCCGACACCGCGAAGGCGCCCACGGAGGCCTCGCCGAAGCCGTCCACGCCCGCCACGCGCTGGAAGAAGTCCGGGTCGCTCCGGCCCAGCGCGTAGGGCCTGAGGCCCAGCGCGGTGGACACCAGGTAGAGCGTCTGCACCAG
The genomic region above belongs to Corallococcus caeni and contains:
- a CDS encoding BMA_0021/BMA_0022 family TOMM bacteriocin, coding for MSKKKPESKAAPAPARARPVARKPTRSAGAQGATVNDWQAVWMRAVALAWKEPEFEAALQKDPRQALKKRFDFDLPASIHLKVVPSTVKDAAADSTWKVNSAEVELHLPKKPADVADHAVALSSLTDTYGRSHCCGSPCC